The DNA region AAAGGATCTTGCTTCTGGATTTGACCAGTGTAAATCTTTTGGGGATGTTGTCCTAATTGGGGCTCAATATCACGAACTTGCTGGTGAAACCCATGACTTAAGACTTGTTTACTCGCCTGAGACAAGTCATCTTGATTATTATTCCACAGCGGATGATGTAGCTGACGTTTTGGCAATGGAGTTTGTTGCATTCCTTGCAGGTTTGAGTGATTACTTGTGACGGTGGCGTCAACTCCCTGAAGCATAGGATTGGGGTTCCACGGAACTGGATTCTGAGAAACTGCCATAGAGCCAGATGACGTAACAACTCCATAGGGATAGGGATAGGGATAGGGATACAGAGAGGGATTACTTGGCCCGAAAGAACCAGCGTTGCTCATTGATGAGTATATTTCATCATGCATGTGTGACTGATCAAGAGGTTGCAGAAAAGGTTGAGATAAAGTTGACAAGTGCGTAGCGTTGAGGAGGTCTTGAGAAGTCATGGGTCCATTAGGAAGTGGCACACAGTTCCTGCTATATCCTACGCCGCCAGTCATGAGAGGAGTAGACATCCCAGATGTAAAAAGGTTCACATTAGGCCTATAAAGATCCATCATCTGTTGATTAAAGTGACTTGCACCAGCAGAGTATTGATGCATCTGCATGTCAGGCGCAATAGAAAATCCTGCagaaactgttttttttaattaagagtcaaaaataataaaaatagacaTACAGAGAGATCAAAATAATTCCACGCTTAGAATAGTACTGAAAGTTACCTCCACTGGTGCAATTAATTTGCGGTGGCAGGCTTCCGGTTTGGAAAGTAGTGCTGCTACAAGTACCGAGAGCACCTCCGTTCATCATGCCAAGAGAATGGGGACTTGGAGTAGCATTCATCATCATGCCAACAGAACTACATGgagtagtactagtagtagtgGCAGCAGGTCTAAAATTGAGTCCCAAATGTTTATAAATGCGGGCTTCAAGAGTTTTGAGATTGGAGTAGTCCGGCCATGTTTTGGCGTCCTTAAAGATTAAATTCTCTAAGGTAACAGCCAAAGTCCTTTGGTGGTCCGTGACATCATTAGTCCCTGCTGCAGATTTTATCTTGCGTCCTAAGATAGCATAACTGTAGAGGAGGATGAGGAGCAATCAATCATGGTTTAATtagcaaaatcaaaatataaacaagaaattaagaaataaaaacaagatagagagagagagacgaagatgTCTTACATCTTTGCTCGTATAAAATTCCGACACTTGCGAGTCTTCTCTTGCATAGGACAAACAGTAGGAGCCGGAACGGCAACAGTGCTCTGAGGAACATTATTATTCATCGTTTCAACAGAGCATGTGAACCCTTATTTAATTGACCTGAACACACAAAAAGTGCAAAAACAAGGACCATCCCAATTATTATatgacattattattattatgagaaTAAATTACTTAATTACTACTACTAACTAACTCGCCTAGCTAGCCAAGTCAAAACCTTTTTAAGAACCGAATCAAACCAACCCTAACGTAGGCattgagaagaaacaaaacaaagaagggatgaaaaaaaccctaaaaaacctGAGCAGTTTGGCTGATTGTCAGaaggcaaaacaaaacaaattaaggggTTCGAGCCAAGGCCGCGAGAGAGACGACCCAACCCTACAAGGATGGAATTGGTTCTCGTCGATGAgctagtgatgatgatgacgacgacgatgcTGTTAGCACACACACACGTGCGATTTGTGACGGGAACAATGGACGCATAAAGAGGATGTTTGGGTTTTTGTCTTTATATCCGAACATCCCTTTATTTATTtagctgacaaaaaaaaaagttataaataaacttagtttGACTAGGGAAACCAAAAACCATgtcatgttttgttttacttttttttttttttttttaatacatgatGATGAGGCccaattacaaaaataataattttgttgatgaagaaaaactttataatattttaataatttatataatttaaggttttcttttcattatcaACAAAATTAAGGTACTTAAACACTTATGTTAATAGActactaattctttttttgtcaacaaaatacaAGATCAGTTTAAACGAGCAAattagaaagaattttttttttgtcaacccttttattatataaaatcgtGAGTAATTCTCTCAAAAGAATTGACATTATTGACACTTGTGTGTTTCTTCACATCTTATTAGAGATTTAACATACTCATTCAGTTTGTGAGAGTTAGTGAGTAATTATGCCTTTCAATCTACAGTTGTATCGTAGTTAATTTCTTTGTCACATTTGAGTTTCCATGGTGTTGTTACTTGAAATTATAATCGAACTGAGTCCATTGTGGTGCTCTCTTCAAATCAATTGTGTTGTTAAGTGGGTCAAATCGAGTCTTATtgtttgtactttttttttttttttttttNGGGCCGTATAAAACAAGGAAGCTGTAACGAGCTGTCGTTTTTAGTAACAGAAACGGAACGCAGTTGCATAGCCAAAATAGTAAACGAGACTAAGTTCTTTTTGGGAGGATGAGGCAGGCAGAGTGCACAACGATGGCAGCCACAACAATCTCGCCGGCGATTAGGAAGCAAATGAGCAGCGTTGCCGTCGCAATGAAGGTCGCCATAATCGGCGGCGGAAGTGGggttttttctcaattttcatTCTTAGATTTTCGATTTTAGGTTTCCATTCGTGTAAACAAAGTTTTCGATTGTTCATATATATTGGAGCAGTTTCCGGGGCCGTGTGCGCATCGACTCTGGCAAAGAATGGCGTCTCCGTCACAATCTTCGACTCGGGTCGTGGGCCTGGTGGACGTATGTCTCAAAGAAGGTTCCTTTTTCCTCCCTCCCTAATTATACTTTCGATAGAGTGATCCCTTAAATAATAGCCCAGAGGGATTTTGTCTATTTGTGGAAAGTGTTGAGCTTTTTGAATGATGTGCAGAGAGATTGGAGAAGATGGGAAGGAGTTGATGTTCGACCATGGAGCTCCATTTTTCTGTGTGAGCAACTCTGATGCATTGGCTCTTGTTCACGAGTGGGAGTCCAGAGGTTTTGTTTCTGAATGGAAACAAGTTTTTGGGAGTTTCGATTGCGCATCCAACAAGTTTCTTGGCATCCAACAGGTCTTTGAAACatcactctttcttttttgccttttttttttgaaaactttagtCGACGACTATCAAGTGTGATTTCTTGTTGCTGCCTCTGCGTTTTGTAAGATACTCGATACTAGGATTGATTCATCCCCAAGTCGTCATTCAATAATTTATccttttatgatgatgatccatCTTGGAGCTTGAggcttttcttgtttaaatgtgTCTACTATCTAGGAAGGGAATGCAAAGAAGTATGTGGGTGTTCCTGGCATGAACTCTATATCTAAGGCCTTGTGTCACGAATCTGGtactttatttaaaatatttatctagTCGATAGATTTAACTCAAATCTCTGAAACATCAGTCTCTTTAATCAAATCAACATTTTTTAGGTGTTAAAAGTATGTTTGGAACTGGTATTGCCAAGCTGGAATGGTTGGAAGAAGAGATACCGTGGTTGTTGACAGATTCAAAGGGAGAAAGCGTGGGTCGTTTCGATGGAGTGGTTGCATCAGATAAAAACATTGTTTCTCCTAGATTTACTCAAGTAACTGGACTCCCACCGCCACTGGGTAAGACTTGCATGAATTCAGTTCTCCTACAGTTGCCGTTTCAGTGTTATATCACATTTATCTCTATccacttttatttgttttcctaaCACAGACTTAAGTCTAGTCCCGGATTTGGCACCTAAACTACAACTTATTCCTGTTTTACCATGCTTCTCCCTTATGCTAGCTTTCAAGGAGCCATTGTCTTTGGTAAGCTTTTTTGCCTTTCCAGTCTGTAAATAATCTGCTAGCCAAAGTATTTAGTGAAAGTTTGCAGAAGCAGTAATCTAGTGAAAGCCTTAGCTAATTTCTGTCGTTTTCCATATTCTATGATTCTTGAATCAGATACCAGTAAAAGGCTTATCTTTCAAGAATTCTGAGATTTTGAGCTGGGCTCACTGTGATAGCACTAAGCCAGGACGGTCTACTGATAGGTATATCACTTcactaaccaaaacaaaaactaaaaaaatcacattttgaGTTGATTCTTTCCAATTTTGAGAGGGAGGTTGATCCGACCAAGTAGTAGTGTACAGTATATGAGCAGTTGCAATCACTATATATGGGGTAAGATTACTTCAGTGTTCTAAACTCTTTGGGTTCTTATGTTGACTTTTTAGTGAAAGATGGATACTGCATTCAACTCCAGACTATGCCAATGGTGTTATTGCCAGGACCGGCCTCCAAAAGCTATCCAAtgaaacactaaacaaaatagCTGAAGAGATGTTCAAAGAGTTTCATAGCTCTGGCCTCGTTAGTTCTCTCCCCTTTTTCATGAAAGCCCACAGATGGTAAGCATCCGGACTCTTAAGTCTTTCTGTAATTGCTTGTCAGCGTAATGATATGTTGTCTCCAGGGGAAGTGCGTTTCCAGCCAAAAGCATAGCCACAGAGGAGAGGTGCCTCTGGGATAGAAACAGGAATTTAGCAATTTGTGGAGATTTCTGTGTCAGCCCAAATGTCGAAGGTGCCATATTCAGTGGCTTAGCTGCAGCGTCAAAGCTTTTGCAGACTTCTAGCTGCTTATAGGTACCCTATTGAGTGCATCCCTTTAAACAGAGTTATAtagacatttatatataaattccaCGAAAACCATGTAAAATAACATGTGATTACAATATCATGTGAAACAGATACATATCAGAATATCATGTGATATTCCTAAGTTATTACTTTATTTCTTGAGAAATGACAGCAAGTGTGGTTCTATCTGTGAAAGTACCATACGCAGTACTTATAAATGGTTTGGATTGTCGAATGTAGGCAACCTAAATATCTTGACAGTTTCTGCTAAGTTGATGTACAAACCGGAGAGCGCCTTTGCGTTGATGAATCTATGTACATTGGTAGAGTCAAAGGAGTCCATATATGTTCCTACTGAGAAAACTTGTTATTCTTGGGTTTTTGTTCTGGAAATTGATTCTGATTTATTCAAATTCGTTTTCAGGAACCACTGCCTTGCCTTGGCTATGCAAACACCTATTCTATCATGTCCACAGGTAGATATGCCTTGAAACAAATGGAActaagataaaatatatatatgtatagcgTCTTAAGTGGTATTTTACATGAATCTACTGGGTACAAGAGTGAGGAAATGTTTTTACAATCAGATACGCACACATGATTTCCCCCCGAAGAATTGTTCCAATCatggatatgaatatatatatatatatatatatatatatagcaataaTAACTCTCGTTACAGTATCAGCAATTCCAAGCCGTGCTTGGAATACCAATGTCGGTCAAGAGGCTCTCCGAGCTACCTTCTCCATAATTCTGTGAATCTTTAGCCGCGAGGCTTCCATCGATCTTAGTGAGCTGACTGAGAAGAGCTCTGAGAACCATCTGATCTGATGAACAGAACGAGTCGAGGCCTGTGAGCGTAGCTGGGGCTGAACCACGGGCAAACAAGGGGTTAGGGTTCTTGCAAGGAGTCTTGAGTTCAGAGACTGAGTTGGTTAGGTTTAAGGTTTGGTTCTGTGACAAATTGGAGAAGCAGGGTACGTGCTCATTCATGATGAAATGCTGATCATCACTGAGATAAGAGGAGGGATCTTGGTCAAAGTTGATGTAAGGATCCAtcaaaggaggaagagatgCAGAGGCTGTCTCATCAAAACAGCTCCCCGTGGTGTCTCTGCAGATAACTCCTTCTGTATTCTTGTGGAACACTCTACACAAGACCCAGTCTTCCTGTTTCCCTCAACGACACATGGAGAACACTATTATTAATTACTCTTTACTCGGGAAGTGATAAAATGATGATCAAGAAGAAATGGAATAAATTGGGGGTATACCTTTGGAGAAGTCAGAGAATGATCGGGAGGCTGATAAGATCCTTGGAGACGAAATTCGTGCATGACCCAATCAGTTTTACGACCTCGAGGAGCTCGGCCTTGGTAAAACACCAATGTCTTCCTCATCCCAACAAGCTTACCTTTTCTTAGAATGGCTCTATCTTTGCCTGTGGCCTTCCAGTATCCAGTGGCCGTAGCTCGGTTTGTTCTCAGCCCGGTCGCGTATTTACGATCTCTTTGGCTATAGAAATACCAATCCTTCCCTCCCACGCATGCCATTTCTGACCATTTGTAAAAATCACACACAACCATTTTTAGTTACAATATCTAAATACTAAAAAATGAACTCATATGATTAATGTTAGAGCCATTATTTAGAATCACATAAGagaaattgtgttttttttttaatctatcttgaaaatattcgttttttttttttatctctcttaaaaaatattcaatgttCAAATATATCGGCTCGGCTACTACGAATACAATATACAGAAAACATCCGTGGGGGATTGAACTAAGCATGTCAAACATGTGATTCTTCAACCAAAACAACGAATAGGAATCCAACGCGTGTGAatgattaggattttaattattttttcctggtttgttttgtgtgaattttgttgtttttggataaataaaaatatcttcatCAAATGAGAGTGACGACTAAGCATTCAATTCAATAGTATTATTATCAAGCAGTTGAAGGgtcaattttatcttttgatttgaaaaaactataaaaatatcaCAGGACCCATTCAGAGGCGTAAGCAAAGGAGAGAATAACAAAGAATACTAATTATGATCAAATCGAAcgcattttacatttttttgcaACTTAGCAAAATGTCACACTCAGAGTGCTACTATTCTAATAaacctacaaaaaaacaaattgagaaaTTGACTTTTTCGTCTCTTTgtcctaatcttttttttttttttaattttatccaaaaaaaaatattattttcaagaaTTTTGGTTGAGGATAACGCCAAGAGTGTCAACTtctcataaataattttatatgtctctcgaaatttcaaaattattacgTAATATATacgtactcttttttttctacaacttataaagttataaagTATGTATGTGTGTATCGTACCCCAATCCATTAATAATAGAGAGAGGTATATATATCGACCAATATTGTGATATGTTTGAATAAGGATTGtatggagtatatatatattaattagacTACACATTGTATTGaatgaaagtaaaataaaatgagGTGACATCATCTTAACGTGGTTTAGACGAACAATATTGATCaaacttttttcttcaaattttgtttctataataAAACCACGAAGACAAAAGAAGAgcatatctcatatatattatttatatatgactTACGAagacataattttataaaaccaaccatatatatatatatattaataaggaTTGATATGCAAGAATGAATGAAATTAAGAAGACGACGTACTAGGGATGTCCCAAGGCTCACACTTGTTGAGATCGACTTGGATCAATACGAGAGGTGGTTGATGATTACTGTGATGAAGCGATCGTCTCATCAGGTAATCGCAGACAAGCTCATCGTCCTTTGGGTGAAATCTGAATCCCGGCGGTAACTTTGCTTCCACCATGCTTATACTActttctttcatctcttcttccgTCTCCATAgatcacctctctctctctctcttgattttAATTAGGTCTTAGTATTTGATTACAGGATCgtgattaagaagaaaagagaggataaagagagggagagagaagaataaTTATTGGGATCATTTGGGTGTGTGTCCGAGGAGGAAGACCCGTGGGTTTAAGTAGTAATTTTCCCACCATGCCGTCAACTTCTATATATTTCAATTACTCTAATCATATGTTAGTAGTATTAGTATATGTTTCCATttcaaatcaattatttattaCGTACTCTCTATTGTAAAGTAATCATTTTCAAAGcagaatcacatatttttgcCTAGACAAACAATAAGGACATAAAAGTTGATATTCTCTGTCATTTTTATactattgtttaaaataaaataaaaatcataagagGATAATGAAAAAAGTCTAGGGTTAGTAACTTAGTTGTTTGCcttgttttgttcaaaaaaaaaaaaaagttgtttgcCTTGAGAATTATCATGTCAAGATATTTTCCTcaaatttgtccaaaaaaataaaaaagatattttcctcaaatatatattagatgatGAATAGAAGTacaatttatttgttaaataatataaGACACTAACATACATATACTATAAATCTTGGATGCACAACTACAACtacaataatattatatatgaacttgcaagtaaaaaaaaaaactgtaagatTATGATGAATTTTCAGAATTCTCATGATCAggttataagaaaaataaaataaatggtttAATTAGTAAATTGGTTTAAGACCTTTAATAATGCATTATGCTCTGTATACACATAAACAGTGTGAAGGCTGCCATGAAACAGGAAACAACAATTAAAGAATGcatttgattcattttttttttttttttttgacaacaaagtACCggattagctcaaacgagccaattatAAGGAAAAACATTGAGAAAGGTAACTTGATGCGACTCCACTCTAGCTCGACGTGCCAACTTATCCGCAACACCATTCTGTGAACGGAGGATCAGATCAACAACGAAAGATATGAATTCTTTCTTATCATCTTCAATCAAGTCCAAATATGTTTTGAAGGcaggccactcggaaggcgaatacaccatcttcaccaaatcagaacaatCCGTGAGAAAAACTACTCTCTCTTTATCCGCACCAATCATGCACCGCATTGCCCAGATGAGTgcttccacttctgcatggAGGGGTGACAAGCTTCGACGAGAATTAGATGCACCCATAATGGGAGACTCCCCCTCAGGGGGAATGCAATGCCATACTCTACCGATAAACTGGTCGAacgccttccaagatccatccacaAAATAGCAGTGGTTTGTTCCATATCTATCAATCACAGTCATTGTATTGACTATGGGACCAGGAATCTGGCGAAAAACATCCTAAGACGGCGGTACCGATCCCTCCTCCTGCGCCGAAAACCAAAGTTTTGCTTCCTCCTCCGCTATCTGCAAGACAGCTAGTGGGTTGGAGTCCAAATTACTAAA from Camelina sativa cultivar DH55 chromosome 3, Cs, whole genome shotgun sequence includes:
- the LOC104778472 gene encoding uncharacterized protein LOC104778472 yields the protein MRQAECTTMAATTISPAIRKQMSSVAVAMKVAIIGGGISGAVCASTLAKNGVSVTIFDSGRGPGGRMSQRREIGEDGKELMFDHGAPFFCVSNSDALALVHEWESRGFVSEWKQVFGSFDCASNKFLGIQQEGNAKKYVGVPGMNSISKALCHESGVKSMFGTGIAKLEWLEEEIPWLLTDSKGESVGRFDGVVASDKNIVSPRFTQVTGLPPPLDLSLVPDLAPKLQLIPVLPCFSLMLAFKEPLSLIPVKGLSFKNSEILSWAHCDSTKPGRSTDSERWILHSTPDYANGVIARTGLQKLSNETLNKIAEEMFKEFHSSGLVSSLPFFMKAHRWGSAFPAKSIATEERCLWDRNRNLAICGDFCVSPNVEGAIFSGLAAASKLLQTSSCL
- the LOC104778471 gene encoding NAC domain-containing protein 21/22; translated protein: METEEEMKESSISMVEAKLPPGFRFHPKDDELVCDYLMRRSLHHSNHQPPLVLIQVDLNKCEPWDIPKMACVGGKDWYFYSQRDRKYATGLRTNRATATGYWKATGKDRAILRKGKLVGMRKTLVFYQGRAPRGRKTDWVMHEFRLQGSYQPPDHSLTSPKEDWVLCRVFHKNTEGVICRDTTGSCFDETASASLPPLMDPYINFDQDPSSYLSDDQHFIMNEHVPCFSNLSQNQTLNLTNSVSELKTPCKNPNPLFARGSAPATLTGLDSFCSSDQMVLRALLSQLTKIDGSLAAKDSQNYGEGSSESLLTDIGIPSTAWNC